In Maridesulfovibrio sp., the following proteins share a genomic window:
- a CDS encoding queuosine precursor transporter: MNELLWLGFAVMDLSLVLVIYRFFGKTGLYGLIVFNLILCNIQVLKTIELFGMTTTLGNILYASVFLSTDILSEFYGKKEAKKAVYLGFVVLLMAVVYMQLALKFVPAADDFSQPHLEAIFGFLPRIALGSMAAYIVSQLNDVYIFHLLKDKMGERHLWLRNNASTLLSQFLDSSVFCLVALWGLFPFDVWVEILFTTYLFKAIVAVMDTPFLYLVRRQRSRVVES; this comes from the coding sequence ATGAATGAGTTATTATGGCTTGGCTTTGCGGTCATGGACCTGAGCCTTGTGCTTGTTATCTATAGATTTTTCGGCAAAACTGGACTTTACGGCCTGATTGTGTTCAACTTGATTCTGTGTAACATTCAGGTTCTGAAGACAATAGAATTGTTCGGAATGACCACCACTCTCGGCAACATCCTTTATGCCAGCGTTTTTCTTTCAACTGATATACTCAGCGAATTTTATGGCAAGAAAGAAGCCAAGAAAGCAGTATATCTGGGGTTCGTGGTTCTCTTGATGGCAGTTGTTTACATGCAGCTGGCACTGAAGTTTGTTCCCGCAGCGGATGATTTTTCTCAGCCGCATCTTGAGGCTATTTTTGGTTTTCTGCCCCGTATTGCATTGGGTAGCATGGCTGCGTATATTGTTTCCCAGCTTAATGATGTATATATTTTTCACCTTCTTAAAGATAAGATGGGTGAGCGCCACCTCTGGCTGCGCAACAATGCGTCTACCCTGCTCAGCCAGTTCCTTGATTCTTCCGTGTTCTGCCTTGTCGCCTTGTGGGGGCTTTTCCCCTTTGATGTCTGGGTAGAAATTCTTTTTACCACTTACCTGTTTAAGGCTATAGTGGCAGTTATGGATACACCTTTTCTGTATCTGGTCCGCCGTCAGCGCTCCCGCGTTGTTGAGTCCTGA
- the dapF gene encoding diaminopimelate epimerase yields MSEMFGKSVPFYKMQGCGNDFVIIDNRELGVPVEKMELWAKKLCQRAFGVYADGLFFIENAPEGSGLDYVWQFYNSDGSRAEMCGNASRCAGRLAHALGIAGEQHSFGSDAGPIKVQVFPLLEEVKVQLTPPEGLAVKQTLEIDGEEYEYHFANTGVPHAVVQVADVDDVDVKKLGAAFRYHEAFAPAGTNVNFVQIDDNDSLIVRTYERGVEDETYACGTGVSAVQLTLHKQGLTDAAVRIRTSGGEILKVIIEGGNVFLQGGAELTFSGEVFIDSLGLE; encoded by the coding sequence ATGAGTGAAATGTTCGGAAAATCTGTTCCTTTTTATAAAATGCAGGGTTGCGGCAATGATTTTGTAATCATAGATAACCGTGAGCTTGGTGTTCCGGTCGAGAAAATGGAGCTTTGGGCCAAGAAGCTCTGTCAGCGAGCTTTCGGAGTTTACGCTGACGGACTGTTTTTCATTGAAAATGCTCCTGAAGGTTCCGGACTTGATTATGTCTGGCAGTTTTATAATTCCGATGGATCCAGAGCTGAGATGTGCGGCAATGCATCCCGTTGCGCCGGGCGTCTGGCTCATGCTCTGGGTATTGCAGGCGAACAGCATTCTTTCGGTTCCGATGCAGGCCCGATCAAGGTTCAGGTCTTTCCTTTGTTGGAAGAGGTCAAAGTCCAGCTCACTCCGCCCGAAGGACTGGCGGTGAAGCAGACTCTGGAAATTGACGGCGAAGAGTATGAGTACCACTTTGCAAACACCGGCGTTCCTCACGCAGTCGTGCAGGTGGCCGATGTTGATGATGTAGATGTCAAGAAGCTCGGTGCAGCCTTCCGTTACCACGAAGCTTTTGCCCCTGCCGGAACTAACGTCAACTTCGTACAAATTGACGATAACGACAGCCTGATTGTCCGCACCTATGAAAGAGGTGTGGAGGATGAAACTTATGCCTGCGGAACCGGGGTGAGCGCTGTTCAGCTTACTCTCCATAAACAGGGCTTGACTGATGCGGCTGTAAGAATCCGTACTTCCGGCGGTGAAATTCTTAAAGTCATCATCGAAGGCGGTAATGTTTTTTTGCAGGGCGGAGCTGAACTTACTTTTTCCGGTGAAGTGTTCATAGATTCGCTCGGACTTGAATAG
- a CDS encoding phage regulatory CII family protein, with amino-acid sequence MANNELTKLLQDVVLKNDKPARDVANEINKPYPTLLREINPEDKGAKVGVEELIPIMKATGSIRPLTRLANIMGYVLVPMDINPEDPDEANYMALDLMDGFGRYSKALKSALQADPSDALVDSVEQEGFEAITAILTMVHYLRKRAEEEKAKNAPRLAQVS; translated from the coding sequence ATGGCAAATAATGAACTGACTAAATTGTTGCAGGACGTTGTACTTAAAAACGACAAGCCCGCGCGTGATGTGGCAAATGAAATCAACAAACCTTACCCGACTCTTCTTCGCGAAATCAACCCCGAAGACAAAGGCGCTAAAGTTGGTGTAGAAGAACTGATTCCCATCATGAAAGCAACCGGCAGCATCCGTCCCCTGACCAGACTGGCAAACATCATGGGCTATGTTCTGGTTCCCATGGACATCAACCCAGAAGATCCTGATGAAGCCAACTACATGGCTCTTGATCTCATGGACGGTTTCGGCAGATACTCCAAAGCTCTCAAGAGTGCACTGCAGGCCGATCCTTCCGACGCACTGGTTGACTCTGTAGAACAGGAAGGCTTTGAAGCCATTACCGCAATCCTTACCATGGTTCATTACCTGCGTAAGAGAGCGGAAGAGGAAAAAGCCAAGAACGCACCCCGCCTCGCACAGGTCAGCTAA
- a CDS encoding GGDEF domain-containing protein, giving the protein MKRGNRPELLWGFGLNTAEVGKIEDSLGPGFFLRNFSERSLPGEKELSNKDKPAATWIPQRVWDELPEERRSAYRNLESTQRILIQDEAKSTDLERVLEDGFLAVVSSPLTSSKVQDALFRAKEISGLYGDLYRMTEEIILERELLSRKTEQLQFLNTVLSNATERLEVGNILGQAAEDLRMLLPVYSVQGAFWNVLPTGKHLDADIFINPGQVESVQKEWVELMIENVVALSGMEVSSYNMAETVPAVSSNMVYSPESGRILALPLVARGDKFGCLVMLCERNVRLAKDQVSTLNAAVNHLSLALSNAIMFDKIKTRANRDGLTRVYNRCSFDERLVEEFKRHQRLNTELALLMIDLDHFKSVNDTYGHMAGDMVLEKVARLFENTFRSTDFIARYGGEEFAILLPHTNEAQARMLAERIREKISASNMTYQDASFNITASIGVSSVCPGSLEKGTEIVRKADEALYEAKAQGRNRVVVSPKRPKLRIM; this is encoded by the coding sequence ATGAAAAGAGGCAACAGGCCAGAACTGCTTTGGGGGTTCGGTCTTAATACAGCAGAAGTCGGAAAGATTGAGGATTCCCTCGGTCCCGGTTTCTTCTTGAGAAATTTTTCTGAGCGTTCCCTGCCCGGAGAAAAGGAACTGAGCAATAAGGATAAGCCCGCAGCAACATGGATTCCGCAGCGTGTGTGGGATGAACTTCCTGAAGAACGTCGCTCCGCTTACCGTAATCTGGAATCCACCCAGCGTATTCTTATACAGGATGAAGCTAAGAGCACGGATCTTGAACGAGTTCTTGAGGATGGATTCCTTGCGGTAGTCAGCTCTCCGCTTACCAGCTCCAAGGTGCAGGATGCTTTGTTCAGGGCGAAGGAGATTTCCGGGCTCTACGGTGACCTTTACCGCATGACTGAGGAAATCATCCTTGAACGGGAACTGCTCTCCAGGAAGACAGAACAGCTTCAGTTTCTGAACACAGTGCTGTCAAATGCAACAGAAAGGCTTGAAGTGGGCAATATTCTTGGACAGGCAGCCGAAGATCTTAGGATGCTGCTTCCGGTTTACTCTGTGCAAGGAGCCTTCTGGAATGTCCTGCCTACTGGAAAGCATCTTGACGCAGATATTTTTATCAACCCCGGACAGGTTGAAAGTGTCCAGAAAGAATGGGTTGAGTTGATGATTGAAAATGTGGTTGCCTTAAGCGGCATGGAAGTTTCCAGCTACAATATGGCTGAAACCGTCCCCGCAGTGTCCTCCAACATGGTTTACAGCCCTGAATCAGGAAGAATTCTGGCCCTGCCGCTGGTCGCCCGTGGTGATAAGTTCGGTTGTCTGGTCATGCTTTGTGAACGTAATGTCAGGCTTGCTAAAGATCAGGTGTCCACGCTTAATGCGGCCGTCAATCACCTTTCTCTCGCCCTGAGTAATGCGATCATGTTTGATAAGATAAAGACCCGTGCAAATCGCGATGGTCTGACCAGAGTTTACAACCGTTGCAGCTTTGACGAAAGGCTGGTCGAAGAATTCAAGCGCCATCAGCGTTTGAATACTGAACTGGCTCTGCTCATGATTGATCTTGATCACTTCAAGTCGGTCAATGATACCTACGGCCATATGGCCGGTGATATGGTTTTGGAAAAAGTGGCCCGTCTATTTGAAAATACTTTCAGGTCTACAGATTTCATCGCCCGTTATGGAGGGGAAGAGTTCGCCATTCTGCTGCCGCATACCAACGAAGCTCAGGCCCGGATGCTGGCTGAGCGGATTCGGGAAAAGATTTCCGCCAGCAATATGACCTATCAGGATGCAAGTTTTAATATTACTGCGAGCATCGGTGTCTCTTCCGTATGCCCCGGAAGTCTCGAAAAAGGCACCGAGATAGTGCGCAAGGCCGATGAGGCCCTTTACGAAGCCAAGGCGCAGGGGCGTAACCGGGTGGTTGTATCGCCCAAGAGGCCCAAGCTCAGGATTATGTAA